The following are encoded in a window of Rubritalea squalenifaciens DSM 18772 genomic DNA:
- a CDS encoding LamG-like jellyroll fold domain-containing protein → MKLKPITLLPTMLGCCAVITPLALAQTPLTSGSTVTDSVRKNNWVYYTIQVPSTATMLEVDLVGTNNKDGDLYIKQGANPTTNDWDFRPNMPTSNESVVIDANSSPALVPGATYHIGVNTTDNGNAGYTLTATITDPNGSGGASATQRYRVVWVNDPSTTATVGWEQISGNAGTVYYDTVDHGTDAGSYAFSKTVDRQVSFRGMDNCFARLSGLTPDTNYYFLVQDGSGVSERYYFRTAPDTPQPFTFCAGGDSRNNRTPRQQANRLVGKLRPLFVSFTGDMINSDNNIEWQEWLDDWQETITSDGRVFPILPHRGNHESGGNQTVYNLFDTTSDNYYAINIGGNLMRYYVLNSEMSAGGTQLSWLQNDLNNNSVTTRHLTAGYHKPMRPHQSAKSEGSDEYNNWAQLFYDHGMDLVFESDSHVVKRTAPLMPSTGTGSDEGFIEVSASDPNATIYTGEGCWGAPLRAADDSKTWTLAAGSFMSFDWVQVFDDRIDLRTIVVNNQEANTGSNTDADPFAIPTNLQLWNPSSGTVLTVPGDGGTSTPIVNLSKEVAETGLAGNAGDELLYRITLPEGSYDLDITLTGGTGNADIYVKAGGIPTTTDFDLSSTGADNEESAFVTSPTNSIYYVLVKGTTSFSGASLSYDHADPTIEPVFAYGSAWNYKDDGSDQGTAWRQPGVTETWPSGNAQLGFGDGDEATAVQSGHITYYFRKVVNVSDLASVTGVEFDLLYDDAAVIYINGVEVHRTSLLPSGPIDYLTGTSTFSADNSVENVVVDGSQLVEGSNLIAVEIHNQNTSSSDISFDLSMKLLRAGGPTPPPATNLVHWNLDETSGTVAADSSGNSNDGTVSGATWSGSGVTGGALDFDGVDDRADFDLTNSGSFSVALWAKSGADGQSVYSSVFSNHTPNTGSTFQIDMGNGFQYRGSQTVSFGAAPLNTWVHLVVSCDGSTTKLYYNGQLVQTLSGVADTLFDGIHLGTNRNEGNFFQGSVDDFRFYDGALTDGEVSTLYSSY, encoded by the coding sequence ATGAAACTAAAACCAATAACCCTATTACCGACCATGCTCGGTTGCTGCGCGGTGATTACTCCGCTCGCGCTGGCACAGACGCCGCTCACCAGCGGCTCGACGGTTACTGACTCAGTCAGAAAGAACAACTGGGTCTACTACACCATCCAGGTACCATCCACAGCCACCATGCTCGAAGTCGATCTTGTTGGCACAAACAACAAGGATGGCGACCTCTACATCAAACAAGGCGCTAACCCCACGACCAACGACTGGGACTTCCGCCCGAATATGCCCACTTCTAACGAGTCCGTCGTAATCGATGCCAACTCATCCCCGGCTCTGGTACCCGGCGCAACCTACCACATCGGCGTCAATACAACCGATAATGGAAATGCTGGCTACACCCTTACGGCCACGATTACCGATCCTAACGGATCCGGCGGAGCATCTGCCACACAACGCTACCGGGTAGTCTGGGTCAATGATCCATCCACTACGGCAACTGTGGGCTGGGAGCAGATCTCTGGAAATGCCGGCACCGTCTACTACGATACCGTGGACCACGGCACAGACGCAGGCAGCTATGCCTTCAGCAAGACCGTCGACCGCCAAGTCAGCTTCCGTGGCATGGACAACTGCTTCGCACGCCTCTCAGGCCTCACACCTGACACGAACTACTACTTCCTAGTACAAGACGGCTCCGGAGTCAGTGAGCGCTACTACTTCCGCACCGCACCGGATACACCACAGCCATTTACCTTCTGTGCCGGCGGTGACTCCCGTAACAACCGCACTCCACGCCAGCAGGCCAACCGTCTCGTCGGCAAGCTCCGCCCACTCTTTGTTTCCTTCACTGGCGACATGATCAACAGTGACAACAACATCGAATGGCAGGAATGGCTCGACGACTGGCAGGAAACCATCACCTCAGATGGCCGAGTTTTCCCAATCCTTCCTCACCGCGGCAATCACGAGAGCGGCGGAAACCAGACCGTCTACAACCTCTTCGACACCACGAGCGACAACTACTACGCCATCAACATCGGCGGAAACCTGATGCGCTACTACGTGCTCAACTCTGAGATGTCCGCTGGTGGCACCCAGCTCAGCTGGCTTCAGAACGACCTGAACAATAACAGCGTCACCACACGCCATTTGACTGCTGGTTACCACAAGCCGATGCGCCCTCACCAGTCCGCCAAATCCGAAGGCTCTGATGAATACAACAACTGGGCCCAGCTCTTCTACGACCACGGTATGGATCTCGTCTTCGAGTCCGACTCCCACGTCGTCAAGCGCACCGCTCCACTCATGCCCTCCACGGGTACAGGCAGTGACGAAGGCTTCATCGAGGTTTCTGCCTCTGATCCTAATGCCACGATCTACACTGGTGAAGGCTGCTGGGGTGCCCCACTCCGCGCGGCTGACGACAGCAAGACCTGGACTCTCGCCGCAGGCTCCTTCATGAGCTTCGACTGGGTGCAGGTGTTTGATGACCGCATCGATCTCCGCACCATCGTCGTCAACAATCAGGAAGCCAATACCGGCAGCAACACTGATGCTGATCCGTTTGCCATCCCGACAAACCTCCAGCTCTGGAATCCATCCTCCGGCACGGTTCTTACGGTGCCAGGCGATGGCGGAACCAGCACGCCGATTGTCAACCTCAGCAAAGAAGTCGCCGAAACTGGTCTAGCAGGAAACGCTGGGGACGAACTGCTCTACCGCATCACGCTCCCAGAGGGCTCCTATGATCTGGATATCACCCTCACTGGTGGTACTGGCAATGCAGACATCTATGTGAAGGCCGGCGGCATTCCCACCACAACGGACTTCGACCTCTCCTCCACCGGAGCAGACAACGAGGAGTCCGCTTTTGTGACTTCTCCGACTAACAGCATCTACTACGTATTGGTAAAAGGAACCACCTCCTTCTCAGGAGCTTCCCTTAGCTACGACCATGCTGATCCAACCATCGAGCCTGTATTCGCCTACGGCTCCGCCTGGAACTACAAAGACGACGGCTCTGACCAAGGCACAGCCTGGCGCCAGCCTGGAGTCACCGAGACCTGGCCATCCGGCAACGCCCAGCTTGGCTTTGGCGATGGAGATGAAGCAACAGCCGTACAAAGTGGTCACATCACCTACTACTTCCGTAAGGTAGTAAACGTATCCGACCTTGCGAGTGTTACAGGAGTTGAGTTTGACCTCCTCTACGATGATGCCGCTGTAATCTACATCAACGGCGTCGAAGTACACAGGACTTCCCTTTTGCCTTCCGGCCCGATCGACTACCTAACAGGAACTAGCACTTTCTCAGCGGACAACTCTGTCGAGAATGTGGTTGTCGACGGCAGCCAGCTCGTAGAAGGCAGCAACCTCATCGCCGTGGAAATCCACAACCAAAACACATCCAGTTCGGACATCAGCTTTGACCTGAGCATGAAGCTGCTACGCGCCGGCGGTCCTACACCACCACCAGCGACAAACCTTGTTCATTGGAATCTTGATGAAACCTCTGGAACTGTGGCTGCAGACTCCAGCGGAAACTCTAACGACGGCACCGTTTCTGGAGCCACTTGGTCTGGTTCTGGAGTCACAGGAGGAGCACTCGATTTCGACGGGGTAGATGACCGTGCCGATTTCGACCTTACAAACTCAGGCTCCTTCTCTGTAGCCCTCTGGGCGAAATCTGGAGCAGATGGTCAAAGCGTCTACTCCTCTGTATTCAGCAACCACACCCCAAATACTGGAAGCACCTTCCAGATCGATATGGGCAATGGCTTCCAATACCGTGGTAGCCAGACCGTAAGCTTTGGTGCCGCTCCGCTGAATACTTGGGTTCATCTGGTTGTTTCCTGTGACGGCTCCACCACCAAACTCTACTACAACGGTCAGCTCGTTCAGACGCTGAGCGGAGTAGCCGACACCTTATTTGATGGTATCCACCTCGGCACCAACCGAAATGAAGGAAACTTCTTCCAGGGTTCTGTGGACGACTTCAGGTTCTACGATGGTGCCCTCACAGACGGTGAAGTATCCACCCTCTACAGCTCCTATTAA
- a CDS encoding glucan biosynthesis protein — protein MGSSILSALVISPTILLLPLFSALGAPFTFETVEGKAKQQASKAYSAPAPLEKSLSELDYDGYRLIRSSQENTLWAEQELPFRLQFMHPGYRFLKPVKMNIVDYDGNSSPLAFDKKYFDYKDIPELEKTQFDVDGFAGFRILHPLNDVQGQYDELGSFVGASYFRLLGKDQSYGISARGLALNSVTPGAAEEFPDFTEYWFIQPKPEDKSFTLYALLDSPSVTGAYRFIIHPGETTRAAITVSLFFRKEVKCLGLAPLTSMFWYGENHRERTFPDWRPEVHDSDGLLLKYRNQQTLWRPLYNHHAIRNALFNAKELVGYGLLQRDRDFNNYQDLGNPQHRAPSTWVEPSGEWPSGGIRLIELPTNNEAMDNIVSFYQPAQSPKAGDSLRYSYCLCWEKTHEQQLSPNQVIATRIEKLPGTETLRRFVLDFSGPDLNKLPDNTNITAEVSSTGGTKVTETQCFKNPHTGGWRVAFILDLNQNPTQPTQIHCLLKDLPNQTNLSEIWSYQWTP, from the coding sequence ATGGGATCCAGCATTCTCTCTGCGCTAGTCATTAGCCCCACCATCCTTCTGCTTCCTCTTTTCTCTGCATTAGGGGCTCCGTTTACTTTTGAGACCGTTGAAGGCAAAGCCAAACAACAAGCCAGCAAAGCCTATTCAGCTCCAGCACCGCTGGAGAAATCTCTCTCAGAACTGGATTACGATGGATACAGACTGATCCGCTCATCCCAGGAAAATACTCTCTGGGCAGAGCAAGAGCTACCCTTCCGTCTTCAGTTCATGCACCCCGGCTACCGCTTCCTGAAGCCGGTCAAAATGAATATTGTAGACTACGACGGCAATAGCAGTCCACTCGCGTTCGATAAAAAATACTTCGACTACAAAGATATCCCTGAGCTCGAGAAAACCCAGTTCGATGTAGACGGCTTTGCCGGTTTCAGAATCCTACATCCGCTCAATGACGTGCAGGGCCAATACGACGAACTAGGCTCCTTCGTGGGAGCCAGTTATTTCCGCTTACTCGGCAAAGACCAAAGCTATGGCATTTCAGCCAGAGGACTAGCTCTCAACTCTGTCACTCCCGGCGCCGCAGAAGAATTTCCGGACTTCACCGAATACTGGTTCATCCAGCCCAAGCCCGAGGACAAGAGCTTCACACTATACGCGCTACTGGACAGCCCCAGCGTGACTGGAGCCTACCGCTTCATCATCCACCCCGGTGAGACGACCCGCGCAGCCATCACCGTCTCGCTCTTTTTCCGTAAGGAAGTCAAGTGCCTGGGACTCGCTCCACTTACCTCCATGTTCTGGTATGGTGAAAACCACCGTGAGCGCACCTTCCCAGACTGGCGACCAGAGGTTCATGATTCGGACGGCCTACTCCTCAAGTACCGCAACCAGCAGACTCTCTGGAGACCGCTCTACAATCATCACGCGATTCGTAATGCCCTGTTTAACGCCAAAGAACTCGTTGGCTACGGACTGCTGCAGCGTGATCGTGATTTTAACAACTACCAGGATTTGGGGAATCCTCAGCACAGGGCCCCCAGCACCTGGGTAGAACCCTCAGGAGAATGGCCATCCGGCGGCATCCGGCTCATCGAGCTCCCCACGAACAATGAAGCCATGGATAACATCGTGAGCTTTTATCAACCAGCCCAGTCACCCAAGGCAGGAGACTCTCTCCGCTATAGTTACTGCCTCTGCTGGGAAAAAACGCATGAGCAGCAGCTCTCCCCAAATCAGGTCATCGCAACTCGAATCGAGAAACTTCCCGGGACAGAAACGCTCAGGCGTTTTGTCCTCGATTTCTCAGGTCCAGATCTCAACAAACTTCCCGATAACACAAACATCACCGCCGAAGTCAGCTCCACCGGCGGAACCAAGGTTACAGAGACGCAGTGTTTCAAAAATCCCCATACAGGAGGATGGCGTGTTGCATTCATCTTGGATTTGAACCAGAATCCCACGCAGCCCACCCAGATACACTGCCTCCTAAAAGATCTCCCCAATCAAACCAACCTTTCTGAGATATGGAGTTATCAGTGGACACCTTGA
- a CDS encoding PEP-CTERM sorting domain-containing protein, whose product MKTPSICVLLAASTLCAHAAIVSSYSAGVDPTAGTTGAADPLSQGWAASTGSPGSFNYGADSTNGGWRITDGTAGGAFFYQQSLSGSAVTEMTSFGWTATWTTAVNRDAVSSSGVPNGVNDYYNAGSNQNNNAFWLEVAGNYLYVLSFQSDADGDILISDGTNTFDITSGVDSLSDELGTGAPSVTYVTFTLSYDVGGGQASLSDSLGGNHGVVATSGSGSTNRIVFGATSSGGQGSTTWNSISVESIPEPSSLALLGAAGLLGLTRRRRK is encoded by the coding sequence ATGAAAACCCCATCTATCTGTGTGCTGCTCGCGGCATCCACTCTCTGTGCGCATGCGGCTATTGTCTCTTCTTACAGCGCTGGTGTAGATCCGACGGCGGGTACCACTGGGGCTGCCGACCCTCTTTCCCAAGGCTGGGCTGCCTCGACAGGGTCTCCTGGGTCCTTCAACTATGGTGCAGACTCAACCAATGGTGGCTGGCGCATTACGGACGGCACTGCTGGGGGTGCGTTTTTCTACCAGCAAAGTTTGTCCGGCTCTGCGGTGACAGAGATGACCTCCTTTGGCTGGACGGCCACCTGGACGACGGCGGTCAACCGGGATGCTGTCAGTAGTTCGGGGGTGCCTAACGGTGTAAACGACTACTACAACGCAGGATCTAACCAAAACAACAATGCCTTCTGGCTGGAGGTGGCGGGTAATTACCTTTATGTACTCTCCTTCCAGAGTGATGCCGACGGCGATATCTTGATCTCTGATGGTACCAATACTTTCGATATTACTTCTGGGGTCGACTCTCTGAGTGACGAGCTGGGTACTGGTGCTCCTTCGGTCACTTACGTGACTTTCACCTTGAGCTATGATGTAGGCGGCGGGCAAGCTAGCCTGAGCGATAGCCTGGGTGGGAATCATGGGGTCGTGGCAACCTCCGGATCTGGTAGTACCAATCGTATTGTCTTTGGAGCCACGAGTAGTGGAGGACAAGGGTCAACCACCTGGAACTCAATCAGCGTGGAGTCGATCCCTGAGCCGTCCTCGCTCGCTTTGTTAGGTGCTGCGGGATTGCTTGGTCTGACCCGCAGGCGACGCAAGTAG
- a CDS encoding YceI family protein, with protein MIYRFLALLAFVGLASCQRPSKPAPPKPKTYQSQEGSTVTLRLAPPNPVLSAKAPISLTTSGPVEDAPASLKFEIQINQLSSSEETFVQELAKSHQFAETKTISFQSEEIKKSSNHEIEISGKWTFEGQSKPATFNAEWSMDGSLMKLSMSPTFRLRDYRPLPKDAPKQMIDPRFQLDIQATLSPAQ; from the coding sequence ATGATCTACCGTTTCCTTGCACTCCTTGCCTTCGTCGGCCTGGCATCCTGCCAGCGCCCTAGCAAGCCAGCTCCTCCTAAGCCCAAAACTTACCAAAGCCAGGAAGGCAGCACCGTGACACTGAGGCTCGCCCCGCCCAATCCAGTTCTCTCCGCCAAGGCTCCCATTTCTCTCACCACGTCCGGCCCCGTGGAAGATGCTCCCGCCAGCCTGAAGTTCGAGATCCAGATCAACCAGCTCAGTTCTTCCGAGGAAACCTTCGTCCAGGAACTGGCAAAATCTCATCAGTTCGCCGAGACCAAAACCATTTCCTTCCAATCAGAGGAGATCAAGAAATCATCTAACCATGAAATCGAGATCTCCGGGAAATGGACCTTCGAAGGACAAAGCAAACCAGCAACATTCAACGCTGAATGGAGCATGGATGGATCTCTGATGAAGCTCAGCATGAGCCCTACCTTCAGACTCAGAGACTACCGCCCTCTCCCCAAGGACGCGCCCAAGCAGATGATCGACCCGCGCTTCCAGCTTGATATTCAGGCGACTCTGTCGCCCGCACAGTAA
- the mdoH gene encoding glucans biosynthesis glucosyltransferase MdoH — MSNESSGQGRVQPSSVNFWPTFTFFSIVVVISSVGSYLMADYLWRLGWTFSSTLLWILFTTLFAYLSFGFTHAAVGFTLRRMKSKFTWMPSAIRDSDDEIEIRDTTRAAIIIPIYNEPVERVFSGIRAIFDSVNKEEHGERFDFFILSDSNKPEQWVAEEAAWVKLCRECKAQERIFYRRRSNNAGKKSGNVADFCRTWGTRYRYMVVLDADSIMTGKCLVEMLKRMESNPQVGIIQTVPSLVNGESLYGRMQQFAHQLYAPVFMEGLAFWQSNGGNCWGHNTIIRLRPFMEYCDLPELPGRKPFGGHILSHDFVEAGLMRRAGWDVWLAHDLDGSYEEGPQGIVESAQRDQRWCQGNMQHGMLLLAKGLRGKTRVHLANGILCYLSSLLWLLFMMVSFWRVYDAGINSMYIPAANPAGIMLLGITLFLLFTPKLLCLFDLAFDNERKDGFGGWFNACTSTIMETLMSALIAPIMMMFFSRFVIGNIIGKTVGWSAQRRGAQGTNWYEALSAHGLQSLIGILAGLAAGFTSPVLFWWLFPVLLGLWLSIPISVLTSRLELGMEAKREGLFMVPTEFSPPKELTDTLNYTASEEKKFRWITAAVLDPFLNAVHISLLRKNHYRMQRGSKVYGSLPDAPKDDLEITAKRKLLANRLLLEGPASLDTAETLEVLSDIDSMLWLHRESWLRPDARLGPWWRRSIREVSAAI, encoded by the coding sequence ATGAGTAACGAATCTTCCGGCCAAGGCAGAGTCCAGCCAAGCTCTGTCAACTTCTGGCCCACTTTTACCTTCTTCTCCATCGTCGTCGTAATTAGCTCCGTGGGCTCATACCTCATGGCCGACTATCTATGGCGTCTAGGCTGGACCTTTTCCTCCACCCTGCTCTGGATTCTGTTCACTACGCTCTTTGCCTACTTATCCTTCGGGTTCACCCATGCAGCCGTCGGCTTCACCCTGCGCCGTATGAAATCCAAATTTACTTGGATGCCATCTGCCATCCGAGATTCCGATGATGAGATCGAGATCCGGGACACCACCAGAGCCGCCATCATTATTCCCATCTATAATGAACCGGTGGAACGCGTTTTTTCCGGCATCCGCGCCATCTTCGACTCTGTAAACAAAGAAGAGCACGGCGAGCGCTTCGACTTCTTCATCCTCTCAGACTCTAACAAACCAGAACAATGGGTGGCGGAGGAAGCAGCCTGGGTCAAACTCTGCCGTGAATGCAAGGCCCAAGAGAGGATTTTCTACCGCCGCCGATCTAACAACGCAGGCAAGAAGAGCGGTAACGTGGCCGATTTCTGCCGCACCTGGGGCACACGCTACCGCTACATGGTGGTACTGGATGCGGACAGCATCATGACCGGCAAGTGCCTTGTGGAAATGCTCAAACGCATGGAGTCCAACCCGCAGGTGGGCATCATCCAGACCGTACCTTCACTCGTGAACGGAGAATCGCTCTATGGCCGCATGCAACAATTCGCCCATCAGCTCTACGCTCCCGTCTTCATGGAAGGTCTCGCCTTCTGGCAAAGCAACGGCGGCAACTGCTGGGGCCACAATACCATCATCCGCCTCCGCCCCTTCATGGAGTACTGTGACCTCCCCGAACTCCCTGGCCGCAAGCCCTTCGGTGGGCACATCCTCTCACACGACTTCGTAGAGGCCGGGCTCATGCGCCGTGCTGGCTGGGACGTCTGGCTCGCTCATGACCTAGACGGCTCTTACGAGGAGGGGCCGCAAGGGATCGTGGAATCAGCTCAGCGTGATCAGCGCTGGTGTCAGGGTAATATGCAACACGGCATGCTCCTGTTGGCAAAGGGTCTTCGCGGCAAAACCAGAGTACACTTGGCCAACGGTATTCTTTGCTACCTGTCCTCACTACTCTGGCTACTCTTCATGATGGTCAGTTTCTGGAGAGTCTATGACGCAGGAATCAACTCTATGTATATCCCGGCTGCGAACCCGGCCGGAATCATGCTACTGGGTATCACCCTCTTTCTACTTTTCACACCAAAGCTACTCTGCCTGTTTGACTTGGCTTTCGACAATGAGCGCAAAGATGGCTTTGGCGGATGGTTCAATGCCTGCACTAGCACCATCATGGAGACCCTCATGTCCGCACTCATCGCCCCCATCATGATGATGTTCTTCAGTCGCTTCGTGATTGGAAATATCATCGGCAAAACGGTCGGCTGGTCTGCCCAGCGTCGTGGAGCACAAGGAACCAACTGGTACGAAGCTCTCTCTGCTCATGGCCTTCAGAGCCTAATTGGCATTCTCGCAGGCCTCGCGGCAGGCTTCACCAGCCCCGTTCTTTTCTGGTGGCTTTTCCCTGTACTACTCGGCCTCTGGCTGAGTATCCCGATCTCGGTACTCACCAGCCGTTTGGAGCTGGGCATGGAAGCAAAGCGCGAGGGACTCTTCATGGTTCCCACGGAGTTCAGCCCGCCTAAGGAACTCACGGACACCCTGAATTACACCGCTTCCGAGGAGAAGAAATTCAGATGGATCACTGCCGCCGTATTGGATCCTTTCCTGAATGCAGTCCACATTTCCCTCCTCCGCAAAAACCATTACCGTATGCAGCGAGGCAGCAAGGTCTATGGCAGCCTGCCAGATGCCCCCAAGGACGACCTGGAGATCACCGCCAAGCGAAAACTCCTGGCGAACCGCCTGCTGCTCGAGGGACCAGCCTCCCTGGATACCGCTGAGACTCTGGAAGTACTCTCGGACATCGATAGCATGCTCTGGCTTCACCGCGAATCCTGGCTGAGACCTGATGCTCGCCTCGGCCCATGGTGGAGGCGCTCGATCAGAGAAGTTTCCGCAGCCATCTAA